One Lycium barbarum isolate Lr01 chromosome 5, ASM1917538v2, whole genome shotgun sequence genomic window carries:
- the LOC132642040 gene encoding ribulose-1,5 bisphosphate carboxylase/oxygenase large subunit N-methyltransferase, chloroplastic, producing the protein MASVFSLHPLPSSSFLCPFKTTKSRTNFQTLYSSQKPFLIKNSLQLTELDPKIPQPVQTFWQWLCDEGVVTTKTPVKPGIVPEGLGLVAKRDISKGETVLEVPRRLWINPDAVAQSEIGNVCSGLKPWISVALFLLREKWRDDSKWKYYMDVLPQCTDSTIYWSEEELSEIQGTQLLSTTMSVKDYVQNEFQKVEEEVILRNKQLFPFPITLDDFFWAFGILRSRAFSRLRNQNLILVPFADLTNHSARVTTEDHAHEVRGPAGLFSWDLLFSLRSPLKLKAGDQLFIQYDLKKSNADMALDYGFIEPSSDRDAFTLTLEISESDDFYGDKLDIAESNGLGETAYFDIKLGHSLPPALIPYLRLVALGGTDAFLLESIFRNAVWGHLELPVSRPNEELICKVVRDACKSALSAYHATIEEDEKLMEEGNLSSRLLIAVGIRAGEKKVLQQIDDIFRERELELDELEYYQERRLKDLGLVGEQGDIIFWEPK; encoded by the exons ATGGCTTCTGTTTTCTCTTTACACCCTTTACCCTCTTCTTCTTTCCTCTGTCCATTCAAAACcacaaaatcaagaacaaatTTTCAAACTTTATACAGTTCACAAAAACCATTCTTGATAAAAAATTCACTTCAGTTAACAGAACTCGACCCAAAAATACCACAACCAGTCCAAACGTTTTGGCAGTGGTTATGTGATGAAGGGGTTGTAACAACAAAGACACCTGTAAAACCAGGAATTGTACCTGAAGGTTTAGGATTAGTTGCTAAGAGAGATATATCTAAAGGAGAAACAGTTCTTGAAGTTCCTAGAAGGTTATGGATAAATCCAGATGCAGTTGCACAATCTGAAATTGGGAATGTTTGTTCTGGATTAAAACCTTGGATTTCTGTTGCTCTTTTTTTGTTGAGAGAAAAATGGAGAGATGACTCAAAGTGGAAATATTACATGGATGTTCTTCCACAGTGTACTGATTCCACTATATATTG GTCTGAAGAGGAGCTTTCTGAGATTCAAG GGACTCAATTATTAAGCACAACGATGAGTGTGAAAGATTATGTGCAAAATGAATTTCAAAAAGTGGAAGAAGAAGTCATACTACGTAACAAGCAGCTTTTCCCTTTTCCTATAACCTTGGATGATTTCTTCTGGGCATTTGGAATACTCAGATCAAGGGCATTTTCCCGTCTTCGGAATCAAAATCTTATTCTGGTCCCCTTTGCTGACCTG ACAAACCACAGTGCCAGAGTGACCACAGAAGATCATGCCCATGAAGTTAGGGGACCAGCAGGTCTTTTCTCATGGGATTTGTTATTTTCTTTACGAAGTCCATTGAAACTGAAGGCTGGAGACCAG CTTTTCATCCAATATGACTTGAAGAAAAGCAATGCTGATATGGCTCTTGACTATGGCTTCATCGAACCAAGTTCAGATCGTGATGCATTTACATTAACATTGGAAATATCAGAGTCTGATGATTTTTATGGGGACAAGCTGGATATAGCAGAGTCAAATGGCCTGGGAGAAACTGCTTACTTTGACATAAAACTTGGACACTCTCTTCCCCCTGCTCTGATTCCATATCTAAGGCTGGTTGCCCTTGGTGGAACTGATGCTTTCCTATTAGAATCTATTTTCAGAAATGCTGTTTGGGGTCATCTTGAGTTGCCTGTTAGCAGACCAAATGAAGAGCTCATATGTAAAGTCGTACGAGATGCATGCAAATCTGCACTTTCTGCCTATCACGCCACTATTGAAGAG GATGAGAAACTGATGGAGGAAGGGAATCTCAGTTCAAGGCTTCTGATAGCAGTTGGGATAAGAGCAGGGGAGAAGAAGGTTTTACAACAAATCGACGATATCTTTAGAGAAAGAGAATTGGAACTAGATGAATTAGAATACTACCAAGAAAGGAGGCTTAAAGATCTTGGTCTTGTTGGAGAGCAAGGAGATATTATATTTTGGGAGCCAAAGTAA
- the LOC132642041 gene encoding uncharacterized protein LOC132642041: MGNFLSDSNPSSPNSTTTMSSSQSKSKIDPTHQSKPEIEPTHEAKSEIDPTHQPETSKNQNPNEEKIGENDTSLGENEEEEEEEGECGFCLFMKGGGCKDSFIEWEKCIEEGEKNKEDIVEKCFEVTSALKKCMEAHSDYYAPILQAEKAAQEDLEKEVKEKEKEEQKNEGNDSS, from the coding sequence ATGGGAAACTTTCTTTCAGATTCAAACCCTAGCTCCCCAAATTCCACCACCACCATGTCTTCCTCACAATCCAAATCCAAGATTGACCCGACCCACCAATCAAAACCGGAAATTGAACCGACCCACGAAGCAAAATCCGAAATTGACCCGACCCATCAACCCGAAACCAGCAAAAACCAAAACCCTAATGAGGAAAAAATTGGTGAAAACGACACATCTTTGGGAGAAaacgaggaagaagaagaagaagagggtgaATGTGGGTTTTGTTTGTTTATGAAAGGTGGTGGATGTAAAGATTCATTTATTGAGTGGGAAAAATGTATTGAAGAAGGTGAAAAGAATAAAGAAGATATAGTAGAAAAGTGTTTTGAGGTTACATCTGCTTTAAAGAAATGTATGGAAGCACATTCTGATTATTATGCACCTATATTACAAGCTGAGAAAGCTGCACAAGAAGATTTGGAGAAAGAGGTAAAGGAAAAGGAGAAGGAAGAGCAAAAGAATGAAGGAAATGATAGTTCTTAG
- the LOC132642042 gene encoding phosphate transporter PHO1 homolog 10-like, with amino-acid sequence MKFGKEFKREMVPEWVEAYVDYTGLKHILQEIRRFKESKQPPTPARTLEQRLAVYRNFSGLNLQGLAQNAGDIEDQVIAVNTVQHENYRKFYKTKFLASPEGAENEISFFNKLDHELNKVNTFYKDKVDEVMREVNLLNKQMDALIALRIKVMDPGFDAFASLQRLSLDINNSTPSRITSPPRIANLDTDDMPVSPSFGPTYGRQGSTTSASYSKVPIDHNTLRENRDTDSTKTDPLEILDHVKIVNTFESPMSTIRGVLGESKENDLSYKKEELKKVEQRLKLIFFEFYQKLRHLKHFSYMNLSAFSKILKKYEKITSRKAARSYLKMVDNSYLGSSEEVTSLLDRVETTFIKHFSQSNRREGMKILRPRHKREKHRITFLSGFFSGCSIALLVAVILLRDDRKLIDKDEGTSYLDKIVPLYSFYAYIVLHMLLYAANIYFWRRYKINYAFIFGFKQGTELSYREVFLLSNGLAMLVLAALLMHLHMNSRAEVYGTSVEYVPLGLIMVLLFITFCPFSIIYRSSRLFLMRCVFHCICAPLYKVTLPDFFLADQLTSQVEAIRSLEYYICYYTWIKSSHGHNSCPSHDVYNIFYFILAIIPYWFRFFQCVRRLFEEKDQAQAYNGLRYFLTILAVVIKTAYALRKSLTWEVLAILSSLITTFFNTYWDIVVDWGLLRRKSENKFLRDKLILRHRSVYFIAMVLDVLLRFAWLQLVLKFNVPSLQGSTVSSIFACLEVIRRGMWNFFRLENEHLNNVGKYRAFKSVPLPFVYHEEDEEKEE; translated from the exons ATGAAGTTTGGTAAGGAATTCAAAAGGGAAATGGTCCCAGAGTGGGTAGAAGCTTATGTGGACTATACTGGACTCAAACATATACTACAGGAGATCCGCCGTTTCAAGGAAAGCAAACAGCCTCCAACGCCTGCAAGAACTTTAGAGCAGAGGTTGGCTGTATATCGGAACTTTAGTGGTCTAAATCTACAAGGACTTGCTCAGAATGCTGGTGATATTGAGGACCAGGTGATAGCAGTGAACACGGTGCAACACGAAAACTACAGAAAGTTTTACAAAACTAAGTTCCTAGCGTCTCCTGAAGGAGCAGAGAATGAAATTAGTTTCTTTAACAAACTAGACCATGAATTGAACAAGGTTAATACCTTCTACAAGGACAAGGTGGATGAAGTCATGAGGGAAGTAAATTTGCTGAATAAACAAATGGATGCTTTGATTGCGTTACGTATCAAGGTGATGGATCCGGGTTTCGATGCATTTGCTTCCCTTCAACGTCTTTCCTTAGACATTAACAATTCAACCCCCTCGAGGATTACATCTCCTCCCAGAATAGCGAATTTAG ATACAGATGATATGCCTGTCAGCCCAAGTTTTGGCCCCACTTATGGAAGACAGGGTTCTACGACTAGTGCTTCATATTCCAAGGTTCCCATCGACCACAATACTTTAAGAGAGAACAGAGATACTGATTCAACAAAAACAGATCCTCTTGAAATCCTAGATCACGTTAAGATTGTTAATACATTTGAAAGTCCCATGTCAACAATAAGAGGTGTCTTGGGCGAATCCAAGGAGAATGACTTGAGTTATAAGAAAGAGGAACTAAAGAAGGTTGAGCAGAGGCTAAAGCTTATTTTCTTTGAGTTCTATCAAAAACTTCGCCATCTAAAACACTTCAG CTATATGAACCTGTCTGCATTCTCCAAGATCCTCAAAAAATATGAGAAG ATTACATCTAGAAAAGCAGCAAGATCATACTTGAAAATGGTTGATAACTCTTACCTTGGGAGTTCTGAGGAG GTTACCAGTCTTCTGGACAGAGTGGAGACCACCTTTATCAAGCATTTTTCACAGTCGAACCGCAGAGAAGGCATGAAGATATTGCGTCCGAGGCATAAAAGAGAAAAACATCGTATAACGTTCCTGTCAG GTTTTTTTTCTGGTTGCTCAATTGCTCTACTAGTTGCTGTTATTCTATTAAGAGATGATAGAAAGTTGATTGATAAAGATGAAGGAACCTCTTATTTGGACAAGATAGTCCCACTTTACAG TTTTTATGCATACATTGTGTTGCATATGCTTTTATATGCTGCAAACATTTATTTTTGGAGGCGCTACAAAATCAACTATGCATTTATCTTTGGTTTCAAGCAAGGGACCGAGTTAAGCTATAGGGAAGTCTTTCTTCTTAGCAATGGTCTGGCAATGCTCGTCCTTGCCGCTCTCCTGATGCATCTGCACATGAATTCAAGAGCTGAAGTATATGGAACAAGTGTTGAATATGTTCCTTTGGGATTGATAATG GTTCTTCTTTTCATTACTTTCTGCCCGTTTAGCATCATTTATCGCTCAAGTCGTTTGTTCCTTATGAGATGCGTCTTCCACTGTATCTGTGCTCCTCTTTACAAG GTTACTCTTCCAGATTTCTTTCTAGCAGACCAGCTGACTAGCCAG GTTGAAGCAATAAGGAGTTTGGAGTACTACATTTGCTACTATACTTGGATTAAATCTTCGCATGGACATAATTCGTGCCCAAGTCACGATGTCTATAACATATTTTACTTCATTCTAGCGATCATACCATATTGGTTTCGGTTTTTCCAG TGTGTCCGTCGACTGTTTGAAGAAAAAGATCAAGCACAGGCATACAATGGCCTGAGATATTTTTTGACAATTCTGGCAGTTGTTATTAAAACAGCTTATGCACTGAGAAAGAGTTTGACTTGGGAGGTGTTGGCGATACTTAGCTCACTTATCACAACTTTCTTCAACACTTACTGGGATATAGTTGTAGATTGGGGGCTGTTAAGAAGGAAATCCGAGAACAAGTTTTTGCGGGATAAGCTCATATTGCGTCATAGAAGTGTATATTTCATAGCCATG GTCTTGGATGTTTTGCTTAGATTTGCTTGGCTACAATTGGTATTAAAGTTTAATGTGCCCTCTTTGCAAGGAAGTACTGTCTCAAGCATATTTGCTTGCTTAGAAGTAATTCGGCGTGGCATGTGGAATTTTTTCAG GTTGGAAAATGAGCACTTGAACAATGTGGGGAAATATCGGGCATTCAAGTCAGTACCACTTCCTTTCGTTTACCATGAagaggatgaggagaaagaagaataA
- the LOC132642043 gene encoding uncharacterized protein LOC132642043 yields MASAVAKLRSNSNYINGLRRFSHATAIPAPLDNTFNHPTASSPSLVLPEHDNNNNNIGFMDLMAVPKKKVSPHKRGIRNGPKALKPVPVIMRCTVCGRVKLPHFFCCSGIKPGDENSSSR; encoded by the exons ATGGCGTCTGCAGTAGCCAAACTTAGAAGCAACTCCAATTACATCAATGGCCTTCGAAGATTTTCACACGCAACAGCCATTCCTGCCCCACTTGATAACACCTTTAATCACCCTACAGCTTCATCACCATCATTGGTTTTACCTgaacatgacaacaacaacaacaacataggaTTTATGGACCTCATGGCTGTTCCCAAGAAAAAG GTATCCCCTCATAAGAGAGGCATAAGAAATGGACCAAAGGCTCTAAAACCAGTGCCAGTGATTATGCGGTGCAC GGTCTGTGGTCGAGTCAAATTACCACATTTCTTTTGCTGCAGTGGAATTAAGCCTGGTGATGAGAATAGTTCCAGTCGTTGA